The sequence TTGCGCCTGTGCAAGATCCCATCGAATTCGTTGACTCTTTCCCGTAACAGCATTTTCCACGGTGAGAGAAACCGACCCGAGGAAATCCTCTGCACAAACCATAACAAGTATATATTTTTGAAATTCCGGCGGCTTAATTTCGGGCTGATCCTTGGTTATTATCGGTTGAATCTCCAACTGATATTGTTTGATTATTTCAGGATCAATTTTCTCACGTTCAATGGATCCGTCATTAAAAAGAATCCAGTGTTTTCCATCATCCACATAGGGTCGCAATTCGATCATCAACTCCTCTCGCTTACTTCGCGGCAACCGGCGGCTTGAGTTTTTTTCAGGGTTAAAAGAAACCCCAGGGACCAGAAAGGCAAATTCACCAGTCAGTTGTTCATCATACCGCTTGGTCCAGGTCTTCACATTCAACTCAATAACCCTTTTATCCTTAATCGGATCAAGATCGCCCAACGAGTTTGGACCGACAAAATCATGCAGTTTTGCATACCCCTCCAATGAGGAGTAGAATGATCGTAATAAACCTGCACCATCCTGGATTTTTCGTTCCATTTCCATCTGCAGGGTGAGTTTACTTTTCAAAAAATCCGGCATTTCTTTTTGCAGGCTTTTTATATCACGGCTCAAATAAAGCTCGTGCGCCTGAGACTGTTTTTCTGAATCGGCAATTTTCCAGAAGCCCTTATAAGACAAGTCAACCTCGCTGCTATATATTATCAGCTTTGAGTTCTGCTGCTGGTACTTGGATGTTGGACCGACCTCAGTTCCGGCCATTGTGTTGCTGTTGAACAGCAGGAATATCATGAGGGTTATCAATAAATTCCAAGTCATGTTCATATCTCCAGTTTCAGTTTCGTTTTTCGGGCAACTTTGAAAAGCGGCCTGCAAGGATTGATTTGACACCTTTGTAAATCCTAACAATACGGACATACTAGATAATCGAAAAAGAAAACACAACGAAAAGCTCCATTGATTGACATAGGGGAAAAAACAAAGACTGCCTGTTTCCCCTTTAATCCATATAATTAATAATTCTTATGAAAACAAATATCCGGTACAAAAATTCAATAAATAAAGCATGTCCCTGTTTACATGTAAAAAATTAACCTATCTAATTATCTACCTCAAAAAAGGATTTGACAATCAACAGAAAATATCACATACATTGCGCCAACCTGATCTGCTCGGAAACAACCCTGCCTATTTGAGCGAACCATAGAAGCAACAACCGGGCCTCTCATCTGTTTCTCACTTTCAGAATATCAATGTATTTATTTCCAACCGTAAGGAGCTGCCATGCCAATTGATACATTTTGGAAGAACATAGTTTTTGTACCCCTGCTTCTCGCCTTTGCTCCTGCGGACCATGTATCGGCGGCCCCCCAACTGAGTCTGACCTCGGACACCATTTTCCGCTCCCTGGAAAGGGACACCTCGGAGAAAAACAACACTCAAGTCCTTCCCGTCTATGAATATCTGCAGCTTTATTACGGCGACCGGGAAAACAAGGGTTTTTCATTCCATGGGTATGGATGGGGCCGTAGCGACCTGGGGGACGACATCTTTTTTGACAAAAATGAAGATGGCGAACTGCTCTACGGCTATATGGAATATTCTCATTCCTCGAACAACCTGAACATAAAACTCGGTCGGCAACATGTTTTTGCCGGCATTGCCAACGAGAGTGTGGACGGCCTCCGGGTGACCGGCGATATTACCCCCTATTTTACTTTGTCCGCCTATGGTGGCCTTCCCGTATCCCTTGACAAAGAAAACGGGCGCAACGGTGACAGCATCTGGGGTGCCAAAATAGCACATCACAAAGGGACGCTCTATAATGTTGGAGTCTCCTATAAGCAGATTTACAATGACGATATCGAAGACGAAGAAATCCTGGGGATTGACCTGGCACTTACCCCAGCAGGCCCCATAAGCTTCTCCGGGCTGTCCTCGCGTAATTTGCTTTCCAACGAGTGGGCCGAGCATTCCTACGAAGCCCCTTTTCGCCTCTTTGAAAAAAACGTCCGACCGTATTTTCACCAATTTGAGTATGATGGCCTCTTCAACACCAGGAGCAACAGTGCCGATCCCTTTCGTTTTCTGGCCGGAACCGACGAAACGCTGACAATAATCGGCAGTGATATCTACTGGTGGCAATCCGAGAAATGGGATCTCGCCTTCAAAGTAAAAAATTATGATTATGATATAAGGACTGACACCTCCCGGTTTTATTCGAGTCTTCTCACCTGGCACGGGGAGGAACTATCCCAGGTTGGCGGCGAAATGGGTGTCATGGAAGGCGCGGCGGCGGAAAATGATTACTTGCTCGGACGGGCATTTTTTTACTGGGATCAACCCGCTGACAACAAGGCATTTGATTTTGTAACCGGTGATCTGCTCTATGTGTATTATAACGAAACCATATTCGGCCAGGACAATTCCCTGTTTCTCTCGCTGGGCATCGGCTCCCATTTTTTTAACAAATCGCTGGCAGTCAAGCTTTCCGTTGATTACAGCTCCGACCCTTTTTACGACAATGATTTTCGCGGCACATTGCGGATAATCTCCAAATTTCCCTTGCTGAAAGAAGAATAGAGCATCTTAAGGAGTAAATAATGAATATAAAAATATCCACTTTCATTGGTGTTGCGCTCTCTCTGCTCCTGCTCCATGCCTGCGCTGCTCTCAACACTGACTATGAACTTCCCCAACAGCATCCGCCCGACGCGGAAGTGGGGAATCGAAGACCCATCTGCACAAAATGTCATGATCCCATCGGCGAACAGATAGTCTTTAAACAATTTGATCACACCGCCTATTTTGCTGAGAATCACCGCCAGGTAGCGTATCAACAGTCACAGGTCTGCTTTCTGTGCCACCAGGAAAGCTCCTGCAACGACTGCCACGGGGTACGGGTGGAATTAAAGCCTTCGCTGAAAAATCAGACCGACAACTTCCGGCGCACCCCACACCGGGGCGACTATATCAGTCGGCACCGGATCGATGGCCGTACAGACCCAAGCTCCTGTTATCGCTGCCATGGCAATCCCAAAACTTCCGAATCCTGTGTCCGCTGCCATGCATAAATCATTCAATGGCTATTCCAGAGAGGCAAATTAATGTTTAAATTTCAAACCTTTTTATCCACTCTGCTCCTGGCTGTCTTCTTAACCAGCTGTTCCGACCGCCCCCCGGAAGCCCCCCTGGCGGATAAGGCCCATCCCGAAAGCTGGATCCTCACGCATAATGTCGAAGCCACTCTCGGGCTGGATAAATGCAGGACATGTCATGCTCAGGATTTATCCGGCGGCAAGGTCACACCCAGCTGTTTCGCCTGCCATATTGAGGGCCCGCCCTTTTTGATTCATCCGTCTGCCTGGAGCAATCCCCTGGCTGATCATCAAAGTTTCCAGGAGAGTATCAACTGGACAAGCTGCGCCACGGCCGCCTGCCACGGTGCGGACCTGCGCAGCGGTCAGGAATCAGTCGAGACCGGGCCAAGTTGTTTCACCGCCGAATGCCATGCTGACGGCCCACCAGCTCCCCATGTAATTCCCTATACAAATCCTGCTGATCATGGACAGGAAGCCAAGGCCAGCCAGCTAGCCTGCCGCAACTGCCACGGCCAGCCGCCATTCGATTTCAATGGCGGTTTCGTAACAGATCCGGCAATTCTCAATAAACCCAACGGTTCATGTACTGCGACTGATTGCCACCCGGATGCCAGGGCGCATCCCACCAACTGGCAGGGAACCAATGAAGATAAAGACCCTTCCTATACGTCTACCCATAGAAGCAGCAATCAAACCACTATCATCAATAGCTGCGTCCTCTGCCATAAAACCGATGGTGTTGGCATTGGCCCCTTGACCGGCGCGCCCAGTTGTTTTTCCGCAAGCTTTACCAACCCAGACAACTCCACCAATGACTGTCACTCCAGCGGCCCGGGAATCGCACCACACGCACTGCCATTTACTCAACCAGCACAGCATGGCCCCGAGGCCAAAGAGGATCTGGCCTTCTGCCAGAATTGTCATGGCACCTCGGGTACTGTCCTGTTTGATGGCAATATAGCTCCCACGGCCTGCTCGCTTTGCCATCCGGCAAGCGGTGCTCATCCAACCCGTTGGCAGGGTACAAATGATATCACAGCAGATTACTCAGCATCCCACCGGACCGCCGGCTCAATCGGCTCTGCCTGTACTATTTGTCATAACGTGGTAGCTGATGCACCCGGCCCGCATCCCAACGCGCCAAACTGCTTTGAAGATTTCTTCAGCAACTCCGACGGCTCCACGACAGTCTGCCATCCAGGCGGCCCGGGCGAGCCCCATGCCATTCCGTTCTCCGATGCTGCACTGCATGGCCCCGAGGCCAAAAGCAATCTGGCCTTTTGTCGAGAATGTCATGCCACCGCCGGCTCCAATCCACGGTTTAATTTGGCCTTTACCACCTTTGCCAATGGTTGCGAAACCTGTCATGATCAGGACACCGCTCATCCCGTGCCCTGGCTGAGCACGGCGGATAACAGCCATAAAACAGCCGGCAACCTGGCAACGGC comes from Pseudomonadota bacterium and encodes:
- a CDS encoding cytochrome C; this encodes MNIKISTFIGVALSLLLLHACAALNTDYELPQQHPPDAEVGNRRPICTKCHDPIGEQIVFKQFDHTAYFAENHRQVAYQQSQVCFLCHQESSCNDCHGVRVELKPSLKNQTDNFRRTPHRGDYISRHRIDGRTDPSSCYRCHGNPKTSESCVRCHA